A single window of Macaca mulatta isolate MMU2019108-1 chromosome 9, T2T-MMU8v2.0, whole genome shotgun sequence DNA harbors:
- the HHEX gene encoding hematopoietically-expressed homeobox protein HHEX — MQYPHPGPAAGAVGVPLYAPTPLLQPAHPTPFYIEDILGRGPAAPTPAPTLPSPNSSFTSLVSPYRTPVYEPTPIHPAFSHHSAAALAAAYGPGGFGGPLYPFPRTVNDYTHALLRHDPLGKPLLWSPFLQRPLHKRKGGQVRFSNDQTIELEKKFETQKYLSPPERKRLAKMLQLSERQVKTWFQNRRAKWRRLKQENPQSNKKEELESLDSSCDQRQDLPSEQNKGASLDSSQCSPSPASQEDLESEISEDSDQEVDIEGDKGYFNAG, encoded by the exons ATGCAGTACCCGCACCCCGGGCCGGCGGCGGGCGCCGTGGGGGTGCCGCTGTATGCGCCTACGCCGCTGCTGCAGCCAGCACACCCGACGCCCTTTTACATCGAGGACATCCTGGGCCGCGGGCCCGCCGCGCCCACGCCCGCCCCCACGCTGCCGTCCCCCAACTCCTCCTTCACCAGCCTCGTGTCCCCCTACCGGACCCCGGTGTACGAGCCCACGCCGATCCACCCCGCCTTCTCGCACCACTCCGCCGCCGCACTGGCCGCTGCCTACGGACCCGGCGGCTTCGGGGGCCCTCTCTACCCCTTCCCGCGGACGGTGAACGACTACACGCACGCCCTGCTCCGCCACGACCCCCTGG GCAAACCTCTACTCTGGAGCCCCTTCTTGCAGAGGCCTCTGCATAAAAGGAAAGGCGGCCAGGTGAGGTTCTCCAACGACCAGACCATCGAGCTGGAGAAGAAGTTCGAGACGCAGAAATATCTCTCTCCGCCCGAAAGGAAGCGTCTGGCCAAGATGCTGCAGCTCAGCGAGAGACAG GTCAAAACCTGGTTTCAGAATAGACGCGCTAAATGGAGGAGATTAAAACAG gAGAACCCtcaaagcaataaaaaagaagaacTGGAAAGTTTGGACAGTTCCTGTGATCAGAGGCAAGATTTGCCCAGTGAACAGAATAAAGGTGCTTCTTTGGATAGCTCTCAATGTTcgccctcccctgcctcccaggaagACCTTGAATCAGAGATTTCAGAGGATTCTGATCAGGAAGTGGACATTGAGGGCGATAAAGGCTATTTTAATGCTGGATGA